Proteins encoded within one genomic window of Anaerolineae bacterium:
- a CDS encoding 30S ribosomal protein S1, with protein MSGHPLEMEWDEEYWRVVMEQGEAVNVDVWRTDAPAAGWDEEPLNAEEVENVTEATTDPPPAAVSSVTAENIWQVAADYMREKRVIQLPAIGYNRGGLLVQWGNKQAFVPASHLIGMPRSAELDERNAYLAGRVGTHLNLCVIEVDPARDRLVLSEREALGPAGQTTGGAPALAPGARCRGIVTAVRDFGIFVQVGELEGLVHISELSWSRVRHPGDLFQ; from the coding sequence ATGAGTGGACATCCATTAGAGATGGAATGGGATGAGGAATACTGGCGGGTGGTCATGGAACAGGGCGAGGCGGTCAATGTGGATGTATGGCGCACCGATGCGCCGGCCGCCGGCTGGGACGAGGAACCGCTGAACGCGGAAGAGGTGGAGAACGTCACCGAAGCGACAACCGACCCGCCCCCCGCCGCTGTCAGCAGTGTCACCGCAGAAAACATCTGGCAGGTTGCCGCGGACTACATGCGGGAGAAGCGGGTGATCCAACTGCCGGCCATCGGGTACAACCGCGGCGGCCTGCTGGTGCAGTGGGGAAACAAACAAGCCTTTGTGCCGGCCTCGCACCTTATCGGCATGCCCCGCTCGGCCGAGCTGGATGAACGCAACGCCTACCTGGCCGGGCGCGTGGGCACTCACCTCAACCTGTGCGTGATCGAAGTGGACCCGGCCCGCGATCGGCTGGTGCTCTCCGAACGGGAGGCGCTGGGGCCGGCCGGTCAGACGACCGGCGGTGCGCCGGCGCTGGCACCGGGCGCTCGCTGTCGCGGCATCGTCACCGCGGTGCGCGATTTCGGCATCTTCGTCCAGGTCGGGGAGCTGGAGGGCCTGGTACATATCTCGGAGCTTTCCTGGAGCCGGGTGCGCCATCCGGGCGACCTTTTCCAG